From Streptomyces sp. HUAS MG91, the proteins below share one genomic window:
- a CDS encoding transcriptional regulator: MTTASAPAAGVSPMLSRLAAEQATGALIREHGTLYLADGRIVHAESPATPGMDVLLTAGGAVHADGWWEAVDRAGARRSVGRYLVEHGGLSDGALELCHLGALFDAAYFTLAPSSGPTRFRYGVSHWFGAVRPVPVASVERETLRRRDLLQRIWPEPDTDTAPLTRAGTQDARVPPRRRRVLDLVDGERTASQIALMLGRPAFHTLVDLRRLAAGGLVTTAPPAPAAPVAPPEWLAKADVDDPDVALLRRLRNALEAL, translated from the coding sequence ATGACCACCGCCTCCGCGCCCGCCGCCGGCGTCTCCCCGATGCTCAGCAGACTCGCCGCCGAGCAGGCGACCGGAGCCCTGATACGGGAACACGGCACGCTCTATCTCGCCGACGGCCGGATCGTGCACGCGGAGTCCCCGGCGACGCCCGGGATGGACGTCCTGCTCACCGCGGGCGGCGCCGTGCACGCCGACGGCTGGTGGGAGGCGGTCGACCGGGCCGGGGCCCGGCGCAGCGTCGGCCGCTATCTCGTCGAGCACGGCGGACTGAGCGACGGCGCCCTCGAACTGTGCCATCTGGGCGCCCTGTTCGACGCCGCGTACTTCACCCTCGCCCCGAGCAGCGGCCCGACCCGGTTCCGCTACGGGGTCTCGCACTGGTTCGGGGCGGTGCGCCCGGTGCCGGTGGCGTCCGTCGAGCGGGAGACGCTGCGCCGCCGCGACCTGCTCCAGCGGATCTGGCCCGAGCCGGACACCGACACCGCGCCGCTCACCCGGGCCGGCACCCAGGACGCGCGGGTGCCGCCGCGCCGGCGCCGCGTCCTCGATCTGGTGGACGGCGAGCGCACCGCGTCCCAGATCGCGCTCATGCTCGGCCGGCCCGCCTTCCACACCCTGGTGGACCTGCGGCGGCTCGCCGCGGGCGGTCTGGTCACCACCGCGCCCCCGGCTCCGGCCGCCCCCGTCGCCCCGCCCGAGTGGCTGGCGAAGGCCGACGTCGACGACCCCGACGTGGCCCTGCTGCGCCGCCTGCGCAACGCCCTGGAGGCCCTGTGA
- a CDS encoding roadblock/LC7 domain-containing protein → MADEAEVLGELQRLRVRVPQVTGALAASVDGLVLAQDTSGVEPEGVAALTAAALGVAQRLSDATGQGAFRELLVRGTNGYVATYAAGDTAVLTLLAENRVNVGRLHLEGRRAGTRVGELVAEAAELPEPVMRTRGRSRARTAANEAAPTTDSGLPVRTAKPSDLAKHAEPKLQPRTAR, encoded by the coding sequence ATGGCGGACGAGGCCGAAGTCCTCGGCGAACTACAGCGGTTGAGAGTGCGGGTGCCCCAGGTCACGGGGGCGCTCGCGGCCAGCGTCGACGGGCTGGTCCTCGCCCAGGACACCTCCGGCGTCGAGCCGGAGGGGGTTGCCGCGCTGACCGCCGCCGCCCTGGGGGTCGCCCAGCGCCTCTCCGACGCCACCGGGCAGGGCGCGTTCCGCGAACTGCTGGTGCGCGGCACCAACGGCTACGTCGCCACGTACGCCGCCGGGGACACCGCGGTCCTGACCCTGCTCGCCGAGAACCGGGTCAACGTCGGACGGCTCCACCTGGAGGGCCGCAGAGCCGGCACCCGGGTCGGCGAACTCGTCGCCGAGGCCGCCGAGCTGCCCGAACCCGTGATGCGGACCAGGGGCCGGTCCCGGGCCCGCACCGCCGCGAACGAAGCGGCCCCGACCACCGACAGCGGGCTCCCGGTCCGCACCGCCAAGCCGTCCGACCTCGCCAAGCACGCCGAGCCCAAGCTGCAACCGCGAACGGCTCGCTGA
- a CDS encoding helix-turn-helix transcriptional regulator, giving the protein MHEDGDLGGIGDFLRSRRARIRPDEVGLPEYGRRRVPGLRREEVAQLAGVSVDYYIRLEQGRGSSVSDAVLDAVARVLRLDGTEQAYLRSVARPAPARRRRETEQPVRPGLRLLLDTIDRAPAFVLGRRMDVLAWNALGDALLGFSAMAPKDRNMPRQVFLEPAARELYPQWAAVAAETVAHLRLDAGLHPGDPRLARLVGELSLASEEFRRLWADHQVKRKTAGAKRMLHPVVGELSMPYETLTVSGEPDQALVVYTPEPGSVTADRLRILAGHRATGTAVAAADAAPGGARRR; this is encoded by the coding sequence ATGCATGAGGACGGGGATCTGGGCGGCATAGGGGACTTCCTGCGGTCGCGGCGGGCCCGGATCCGGCCCGACGAGGTCGGCCTGCCGGAGTACGGGCGGCGGCGGGTGCCGGGGCTGCGGCGCGAGGAGGTGGCCCAGCTCGCGGGCGTCAGCGTCGACTACTACATCCGGCTCGAACAGGGGCGCGGCTCGTCCGTCTCCGACGCCGTCCTGGACGCCGTCGCCCGGGTGCTGCGGCTCGACGGGACCGAGCAGGCGTACCTGCGGTCGGTGGCGCGGCCCGCACCGGCCCGCCGCCGGAGGGAGACCGAGCAGCCGGTGCGGCCCGGACTGCGGCTGCTCCTGGACACCATCGACCGGGCGCCCGCCTTCGTGCTCGGCCGCCGCATGGACGTCCTCGCCTGGAACGCGCTCGGCGACGCCCTGCTCGGGTTCTCGGCGATGGCGCCGAAGGACCGCAACATGCCGCGGCAGGTGTTCCTCGAACCGGCCGCGCGGGAGCTCTACCCGCAGTGGGCCGCGGTCGCCGCGGAGACCGTCGCCCACCTGCGCCTCGACGCGGGCCTGCACCCGGGCGACCCGCGGCTGGCCCGCCTGGTGGGCGAACTGTCCCTGGCCAGCGAGGAGTTCCGGCGGCTGTGGGCCGACCACCAGGTGAAGCGGAAGACGGCCGGCGCGAAGCGGATGCTGCACCCGGTCGTCGGTGAACTGTCCATGCCCTACGAGACGTTGACCGTCTCCGGCGAACCCGACCAGGCCCTCGTGGTGTACACGCCGGAGCCGGGATCCGTCACGGCGGACCGGCTGCGGATCCTGGCCGGACACCGGGCGACCGGGACGGCCGTGGCAGCGGCGGACGCCGCGCCCGGTGGGGCGCGGCGTCGTTAG
- a CDS encoding SDR family oxidoreductase, with the protein MTTTANIQSPYAALSGRTALITGAASGMGEATARLLAAHGVRVALLARRADRLAELAAEIEKAGGSALAVPADLTGQASVDAAADRVHAAYGTVDLVVNAAGVMLPNPIADGRADEWQRMLDTNVTGALRVIRAFVPDLIAAAGTGGTADLVNISSIGAHVPFPNYAVYGATKAALTYLSQSLRTELGPHDVRVTNLEPGLTDTELASHVDNADLSAQLDGMFEELAGLAADDIADLIAYTTSRPRRVNLRQVIALPTRQA; encoded by the coding sequence ATGACGACGACAGCGAACATCCAGAGCCCGTACGCCGCTCTCTCCGGCCGCACCGCCCTGATCACGGGGGCCGCCAGCGGTATGGGCGAGGCGACCGCCCGGCTGCTGGCCGCGCACGGGGTACGGGTCGCGCTCCTCGCCCGCCGCGCGGACCGGCTCGCCGAGCTGGCCGCGGAGATCGAGAAGGCGGGCGGCAGCGCCCTGGCGGTGCCCGCGGACCTCACCGGCCAGGCCTCCGTCGACGCGGCCGCCGACCGGGTGCACGCCGCGTACGGGACGGTGGACCTCGTGGTGAACGCGGCGGGCGTGATGCTGCCCAATCCGATCGCCGACGGCCGCGCCGACGAGTGGCAGCGGATGCTCGACACGAACGTCACCGGCGCGCTGCGGGTGATCCGCGCCTTCGTGCCCGACCTGATCGCGGCGGCCGGGACGGGCGGCACCGCGGATCTGGTGAACATCTCCTCGATCGGCGCGCACGTCCCGTTCCCGAACTACGCGGTGTACGGGGCCACCAAGGCCGCGCTGACCTATCTCTCGCAGTCGCTGCGCACCGAGCTGGGCCCGCACGACGTGCGGGTCACCAACCTGGAACCGGGCCTGACCGACACCGAGCTGGCCTCCCACGTCGACAACGCGGACCTGTCGGCGCAGCTGGACGGCATGTTCGAGGAGCTGGCCGGGCTCGCCGCCGACGACATCGCCGACCTGATCGCGTACACGACGAGCCGGCCGCGCCGGGTCAATCTGCGCCAGGTGATCGCGCTGCCCACGCGCCAGGCGTGA
- a CDS encoding cytosine permease — protein MAAVVEQHSIDVVPDSERHGHPFSQFTLWLGANLQITAVVTGALAVVFGGDVVWSLIGLVVGNLLGGAVMALHSAQGPKLGLPQMIQSRAQFGVKGAVVPLLLVILMYVGFFASGSVLAGQATAELTHTGDVTGIIVFALVTAVMAAIGYRVIHVLGRVASVICALAFVYLGIRLLDRVDLGALLGDAHFSFPMFLLAVSLSASWQLAFGPYVADYSRYLPRSTSGRATFWWTLSGSALGSQWSMTFGVLVAASAGEAFIDNQVGYVVSLGGAGLVASVLYFVIALGKLTINVLNTYGGFMSMVTGISGFRGQRTLGPRGRAAYIAVIMVAGTAVALLGKDSFLDSFKDFLLFLLTFFTPWSAINLVDYYLISRERYDIPALADPDGRYGAWRWDALAVYAVGVLAQLPFLATSFYTGPFVEPLGGADVSWIVGLAVPAVLYWLLARRDTSHVPDETILGLPRESEPVGAGRS, from the coding sequence ATGGCAGCGGTAGTGGAGCAGCACTCCATCGACGTCGTCCCCGACAGCGAACGGCACGGGCACCCCTTCAGCCAGTTCACGCTCTGGCTCGGCGCCAACCTCCAGATCACGGCCGTCGTCACGGGCGCCCTCGCGGTCGTCTTCGGCGGCGACGTCGTCTGGTCGCTGATCGGGCTCGTCGTGGGCAACCTGCTCGGCGGCGCCGTCATGGCCCTGCACTCCGCGCAGGGTCCCAAGCTCGGACTGCCCCAGATGATCCAGTCCCGGGCGCAGTTCGGGGTGAAGGGGGCCGTCGTACCGCTGCTCCTCGTGATCCTCATGTACGTCGGGTTCTTCGCCAGCGGCAGCGTGCTCGCCGGGCAGGCGACCGCCGAGCTGACGCACACCGGCGACGTCACCGGGATCATCGTCTTCGCGCTGGTCACGGCCGTGATGGCGGCGATCGGCTACCGCGTCATCCACGTCCTGGGCCGCGTCGCCAGCGTGATCTGCGCGCTCGCCTTCGTCTACCTCGGCATCCGGCTCCTGGACCGCGTCGACCTCGGCGCGCTCCTCGGCGACGCGCACTTCTCCTTCCCGATGTTCCTGCTCGCCGTCTCCCTCTCGGCGTCCTGGCAGCTCGCGTTCGGCCCGTACGTCGCCGACTACTCGCGCTACCTGCCGCGCTCGACGAGCGGCAGGGCGACGTTCTGGTGGACGCTGTCGGGCTCGGCGCTCGGCTCGCAGTGGTCGATGACGTTCGGCGTGCTGGTCGCGGCGAGCGCCGGTGAGGCCTTCATCGACAACCAGGTCGGCTACGTCGTCTCGCTCGGCGGCGCCGGTCTCGTCGCCTCCGTCCTCTACTTCGTGATCGCGCTCGGCAAGCTCACCATCAACGTGCTCAACACCTACGGCGGCTTCATGTCGATGGTGACCGGCATCAGCGGCTTCCGCGGCCAGCGCACCCTCGGCCCGCGCGGCCGGGCCGCGTACATCGCGGTCATCATGGTCGCGGGCACGGCCGTCGCCCTGCTCGGCAAGGACAGCTTCCTGGACTCCTTCAAGGACTTCCTGCTGTTCCTGCTGACGTTCTTCACGCCCTGGTCCGCGATCAACCTTGTCGACTACTACCTGATCTCCCGCGAGCGCTACGACATCCCGGCCCTCGCCGACCCGGACGGCCGTTACGGCGCCTGGCGGTGGGACGCGCTCGCCGTGTACGCGGTCGGCGTCCTGGCCCAGCTGCCGTTCCTGGCCACGTCGTTCTACACCGGCCCGTTCGTCGAGCCGCTCGGCGGCGCCGACGTCTCCTGGATCGTGGGACTCGCCGTCCCGGCCGTCCTGTACTGGCTGCTGGCCCGCCGCGACACCTCGCACGTGCCCGACGAGACGATCCTCGGCCTGCCCCGCGAGAGCGAGCCGGTCGGCGCGGGCCGTTCCTGA
- a CDS encoding ABC transporter substrate-binding protein, with protein sequence MNRRTLLGGLAAAASVPALAACSSGITSLDGQGSAGSGSGSSKNGVTIGTANFTENQVLGYLYAAALDAAGVKTSVRPNLGTREILIPALKGGDIDLLPEYQGALLHYLDTKSKATEEGEMQNALAMVLPNGLQILPYGMAEDSDAFVVTRETAAKYHLKSLADLAKHNGKLVIGAAPEVKKRQVGAVGLKDVYGVEFKEFKSLDSSGPLVKGALKKGDVDVANLFTTDTDIAANHWVVLTDPKNLVPGQHVVPLIADRKADSTVRKALARLGNVLTTEDLTELNRLVDKDKKDPEDVANDYARRHGLTRKK encoded by the coding sequence ATGAACCGACGCACGCTGCTCGGCGGGCTCGCCGCCGCGGCCTCCGTGCCCGCACTCGCCGCCTGCTCCAGTGGCATCACCTCGCTGGACGGGCAGGGCAGCGCCGGCTCGGGCTCCGGGTCCAGCAAGAACGGCGTCACCATCGGCACGGCCAACTTCACCGAGAACCAGGTCCTCGGCTACCTCTACGCGGCCGCGCTCGACGCCGCCGGGGTGAAGACCTCCGTGCGGCCCAACCTCGGCACCCGCGAGATCCTCATCCCCGCCCTCAAGGGCGGCGACATCGACCTGCTGCCCGAGTACCAGGGCGCCCTCCTGCACTACCTCGACACCAAGTCGAAGGCCACCGAGGAGGGCGAGATGCAGAACGCGCTCGCCATGGTCCTCCCGAACGGCCTCCAGATCCTGCCCTACGGGATGGCCGAGGACTCCGACGCCTTCGTCGTCACCCGCGAGACCGCCGCGAAGTACCACCTCAAGTCGCTCGCCGACCTCGCGAAGCACAACGGCAAGCTCGTCATCGGCGCGGCGCCCGAGGTCAAGAAGCGGCAGGTCGGCGCGGTCGGCCTGAAGGACGTCTACGGCGTCGAGTTCAAGGAGTTCAAGTCCCTCGACTCGTCCGGCCCGCTGGTGAAGGGCGCCCTGAAGAAGGGCGATGTCGACGTGGCGAACCTGTTCACCACCGACACCGACATCGCCGCCAACCACTGGGTCGTCCTCACCGACCCCAAGAACCTCGTCCCCGGCCAGCACGTGGTCCCGCTGATCGCCGACCGCAAGGCCGACTCGACCGTCCGCAAGGCGCTGGCCCGCCTCGGCAACGTCCTCACCACCGAGGACCTGACCGAGCTGAACCGCCTCGTCGACAAGGACAAGAAGGACCCCGAGGACGTGGCGAACGACTACGCGCGCCGGCACGGCCTGACGCGGAAGAAGTAA
- a CDS encoding ABC transporter permease: protein MYELFKNLGSWLVSGEQWTGSDGIGHRLAEHLQYSLIATLVAAAIALPVGLLIGHTGRGAFVAINLSSFGRALPTVGLVVLVFLASGLSMWPVYIALVALAVPSIVTNTYAGMTAVDPEVRDAARGQGMRAHQVLFQVELPLALPLIMTGLRLALIQVVATATIAAYVSFGGLGRYVFDGLAQRDLVQVLGGAVLVAVVAVVLDLALSGLQRLLFRHRPAATPKSA, encoded by the coding sequence ATGTACGAACTGTTCAAGAACCTCGGGTCCTGGCTCGTCAGCGGCGAGCAGTGGACCGGCTCCGACGGCATCGGCCACCGGCTCGCCGAGCACCTCCAGTACTCGCTGATCGCCACCCTCGTCGCCGCCGCGATCGCCCTGCCCGTCGGGCTGCTCATCGGGCACACCGGGCGCGGCGCGTTCGTCGCGATCAACCTGTCGTCCTTCGGACGCGCGCTGCCGACCGTCGGACTCGTCGTGCTCGTCTTCCTGGCCAGCGGGCTGTCCATGTGGCCCGTCTACATCGCGCTCGTCGCGCTCGCCGTGCCGTCCATCGTGACCAACACGTACGCGGGCATGACCGCCGTCGACCCCGAGGTGCGGGACGCCGCGCGCGGCCAGGGCATGCGCGCCCACCAGGTGCTGTTCCAGGTCGAACTGCCGCTCGCGCTGCCGCTGATCATGACCGGGCTGCGGCTCGCGCTGATCCAGGTCGTGGCGACCGCCACCATCGCCGCGTACGTCTCCTTCGGCGGGCTCGGCCGCTACGTCTTCGACGGGCTCGCCCAGCGCGACCTCGTCCAGGTCCTCGGCGGCGCCGTGCTCGTCGCGGTCGTCGCCGTCGTCCTCGACCTCGCCCTGTCCGGACTCCAGCGCCTGCTGTTCCGCCACCGCCCCGCCGCCACCCCCAAGTCCGCCTAG
- a CDS encoding ABC transporter permease, whose amino-acid sequence MTIDWTWISEHGSDLTSLTLSHLQAALTAVLLGLLISLPLAVLAHRVRPLRGFLLGLSNVLFTIPSIAVFVLLLPVSGLTRTTTVIGLTIYTLVVLLRNTVEGLDSVPQKTKEAAKAMGTRPMRTLFTVEFPLALPVIMAGVRIATVMSISLVSVATYIGDGGLGQLFTDGFQRNFPTPVIVGVVLTLLLALVADAILVAVQRLLTPWTRTRKG is encoded by the coding sequence GTGACCATCGACTGGACCTGGATATCCGAGCACGGCTCGGACCTCACCAGCCTCACCCTCTCCCACCTCCAGGCCGCCCTCACGGCCGTCCTGCTCGGCCTGCTGATCTCGCTGCCGCTCGCCGTCCTCGCCCACCGGGTCCGGCCCCTGCGCGGCTTCCTGCTCGGGCTGTCGAACGTGCTGTTCACGATCCCGTCGATCGCCGTGTTCGTGCTGCTGCTCCCGGTCTCCGGACTGACCCGCACCACCACCGTCATCGGCCTGACGATCTACACCCTCGTCGTGCTGCTGCGGAACACCGTCGAGGGCCTGGACTCCGTGCCGCAGAAGACCAAGGAGGCGGCGAAGGCCATGGGCACGCGGCCGATGCGCACGCTGTTCACCGTCGAGTTCCCGCTCGCGCTGCCCGTGATCATGGCGGGTGTCCGCATCGCCACCGTCATGTCCATCTCGCTCGTCTCCGTGGCGACGTACATCGGTGACGGCGGCCTCGGCCAGCTCTTCACCGACGGGTTCCAGCGCAACTTCCCGACCCCGGTGATCGTCGGCGTCGTGCTCACGCTGCTGCTCGCGCTCGTCGCCGACGCGATCCTGGTCGCCGTGCAGCGGCTGCTCACGCCCTGGACCCGGACCCGGAAGGGCTGA
- a CDS encoding ATP-binding cassette domain-containing protein codes for MIQFEAVHKRFPNGTTAVHDLSLDMPEGGVTVFVGSSGCGKTTSLRMINRMVEPSSGTIRVGGRDVLDQDAAELRRSIGYVIQQAGLFPHRTVLDNVATVPLLLGWGRKKARTVAAELLERVGLAPEMGKRYPHQLSGGQQQRVGVARALAADPPVLLMDEPFGAVDPVVRTQLQDELLRLQQELSKTIVFVTHDIDEAVRLGDRIAVFREGGHLVQCAAPAELLARPADEFVADFLGAERGLKLLSLTDLSGVPQGPAPEGGSWELVLDAGRKPVAWKAKDSGAETPVRPLRDADSLLSALNESVASPAGLVVRVDADGVLTGVTSRDDIHGRAGVAHAQALTGAPSRGSAPDPAPQSPEGLEVAEADAS; via the coding sequence ATGATTCAGTTCGAAGCGGTCCACAAGAGGTTCCCGAACGGCACGACTGCGGTGCACGATCTCTCCCTCGACATGCCGGAGGGAGGCGTCACCGTCTTCGTCGGCTCCTCCGGGTGCGGCAAGACGACCAGCCTCCGGATGATCAACCGCATGGTCGAGCCCAGCTCCGGGACGATCCGGGTGGGCGGACGCGACGTCCTCGACCAGGACGCCGCCGAGCTGCGGCGTTCCATCGGGTACGTCATCCAGCAGGCCGGGCTCTTCCCGCACCGCACCGTCCTCGACAACGTCGCCACCGTGCCGCTGCTGCTCGGCTGGGGCCGCAAGAAGGCCCGGACGGTCGCCGCCGAGCTCCTGGAGCGGGTCGGGCTCGCCCCCGAGATGGGCAAGCGCTACCCGCACCAGCTCTCCGGCGGCCAGCAGCAGCGCGTCGGTGTGGCCCGCGCGCTCGCCGCCGATCCGCCGGTGCTGCTCATGGACGAGCCGTTCGGCGCCGTCGACCCCGTCGTGCGCACCCAGCTCCAGGACGAACTGCTCCGGCTCCAGCAGGAGTTGAGCAAGACCATCGTGTTCGTCACCCACGACATCGACGAGGCCGTGCGGCTCGGGGACCGGATAGCCGTGTTCCGCGAGGGCGGGCATCTGGTGCAGTGTGCTGCTCCCGCCGAGCTTCTGGCGCGGCCCGCCGATGAGTTCGTCGCCGATTTCCTGGGGGCCGAGCGCGGCCTGAAGCTTCTCTCGCTGACCGACCTGAGCGGCGTACCGCAGGGGCCCGCTCCGGAGGGCGGTTCCTGGGAGCTGGTCCTCGACGCGGGCCGCAAGCCGGTGGCCTGGAAGGCGAAGGACTCCGGTGCCGAGACGCCCGTACGTCCTCTGCGCGACGCGGACTCGCTGCTCTCGGCGCTGAACGAGTCCGTCGCCTCGCCCGCCGGGCTGGTGGTCCGGGTGGATGCCGACGGGGTGCTGACCGGGGTCACCTCGCGCGACGACATTCATGGGCGGGCCGGGGTCGCGCACGCGCAGGCCCTGACGGGCGCGCCGTCCCGGGGCTCTGCCCCGGACCCCGCTCCTCAATCGCCGGAGGGGCTTGAAGTGGCGGAGGCCGACGCCTCGTGA
- a CDS encoding aromatic amino acid ammonia-lyase, producing MHPKSSPVARPVVVLDGHGLPVADVVRLAHSEARPVPGTDAMKRVEESWNAAREIAAWGRVYGRSTGVGANRSEDVPTEAAADHGLRLLRSHAGAIGDELPEREVRAMLAVRANQLLAGGAGLRPTVVTALCEALTNGAHPAVNEHGSVGTGDIAPLAQMGLALAGEHPWRGKGTPPEPQPLDNNDALALISSNALTLGQAALALHELRDLLTATRLVAAMSLMAVDGSYEAYALPVHEARHHKGSYAVAESMRAILGADERPTPPLGRIQDPYGFRCVPQIHGPAHDAADALEDVLLVEINAAAENPLISPEDMAAYHHGGFYMAQLALALDHFRLAMTQVARLSTSRLSTLNEPNFTRLRPFLADGEAAASGVMILEYAAGGALADLRAFAAPASLGHAVLSRGVEEQASFASLAARQTLRLCAAYRQVIGCELVATVRALRLRDLRLDPELPVGRAFALADAALDPDMADRPLTLDVQRAAAMLEQFVE from the coding sequence ATGCACCCGAAGTCCTCTCCTGTCGCCCGCCCGGTCGTCGTCCTCGACGGCCACGGCCTGCCCGTCGCGGACGTGGTCCGCCTCGCGCACTCCGAGGCCCGCCCCGTGCCCGGCACCGACGCCATGAAACGGGTCGAGGAGTCCTGGAACGCGGCCCGCGAGATCGCCGCGTGGGGCAGGGTCTACGGCCGCTCGACCGGCGTCGGCGCCAACCGCAGCGAGGACGTGCCCACCGAGGCCGCCGCCGACCACGGTCTGCGGCTGCTGCGCAGCCACGCGGGCGCGATCGGCGACGAGCTGCCCGAGCGCGAGGTCCGGGCGATGCTCGCGGTCCGCGCCAACCAGCTCCTCGCGGGCGGCGCCGGACTGCGCCCCACCGTCGTCACGGCGCTGTGCGAGGCCCTGACGAACGGCGCGCACCCCGCGGTCAACGAGCACGGCTCGGTCGGCACCGGCGACATCGCCCCGCTCGCCCAGATGGGCCTGGCGCTCGCGGGCGAACACCCGTGGCGCGGCAAGGGCACCCCGCCGGAGCCGCAGCCCCTCGACAACAACGACGCCCTCGCGCTGATCTCCTCCAACGCCCTCACCCTCGGCCAGGCCGCGCTCGCCCTGCACGAGCTGCGCGACCTGTTGACCGCGACCCGGCTGGTGGCGGCGATGAGCCTGATGGCGGTCGACGGCTCCTACGAGGCGTACGCGCTGCCGGTGCACGAGGCCCGTCACCACAAGGGCAGTTACGCGGTCGCGGAGAGCATGCGCGCGATCCTCGGCGCCGACGAGCGCCCCACCCCGCCGCTCGGCCGCATCCAGGACCCGTACGGTTTCCGGTGCGTGCCGCAGATCCACGGCCCGGCGCACGACGCGGCCGACGCCCTGGAAGACGTCCTCCTGGTCGAGATCAACGCGGCCGCCGAGAACCCGCTCATCTCCCCCGAGGACATGGCGGCGTACCACCACGGCGGCTTCTACATGGCCCAGCTCGCGCTCGCCCTCGACCACTTCAGGCTGGCGATGACCCAGGTGGCCCGCCTCTCCACCTCCCGCCTGTCGACCCTCAACGAGCCGAACTTCACGCGCCTGCGCCCCTTCCTCGCGGACGGCGAGGCGGCGGCGTCCGGCGTGATGATCCTGGAGTACGCGGCCGGCGGCGCCCTCGCCGACCTGCGCGCCTTCGCCGCCCCGGCCTCGCTCGGCCACGCCGTGCTCTCCCGCGGCGTCGAGGAACAGGCCAGCTTCGCCTCCCTGGCGGCCCGTCAGACCCTGCGCCTGTGCGCGGCCTACCGCCAGGTGATCGGCTGCGAACTCGTCGCGACGGTACGGGCATTGCGCCTGCGCGACCTCCGCCTCGACCCGGAACTGCCGGTGGGCCGCGCCTTCGCCCTCGCGGACGCCGCGCTCGACCCGGACATGGCGGACCGGCCGCTGACGCTGGACGTGCAGCGGGCGGCGGCGATGCTGGAGCAATTCGTGGAATAG
- a CDS encoding MurR/RpiR family transcriptional regulator, with protein sequence MSEHTEQTTGTAVGGHSPAARLQHLFEGHRLTPTQRRIAHCMVRRAADVPFLSSVELAELAGVSQPSVTRFAVALGFDGYPALRKHLREVTPAAPAAAARTNEYQQAVEAEIANLRHLADLLADPAPVERAGRLLAASRPLPVLGLRAAASQAYGFSYFAAKVHPDVRLLDEGGTMLADRIDAAVRAGATALLCFALPRHPREVVDALAHAQSAGLTVVTVADSAFAPVARHSDLLLPAAVGTGLAFDTACAPMLLGRVLLEAMCDGLPQAQARLEDFDVRAQERGLFVE encoded by the coding sequence ATGAGCGAGCACACCGAACAGACCACCGGCACCGCGGTCGGCGGGCACAGCCCCGCGGCCCGCCTCCAGCACCTCTTCGAGGGCCACCGGCTCACCCCCACCCAGCGCCGCATCGCCCACTGCATGGTGCGCCGCGCGGCCGACGTGCCGTTCCTGTCCTCCGTCGAGCTCGCCGAACTCGCGGGTGTCAGCCAGCCCTCCGTGACCCGGTTCGCCGTCGCGCTCGGCTTCGACGGGTACCCGGCGCTGCGCAAGCACCTGCGCGAGGTGACCCCGGCCGCACCGGCCGCGGCCGCCAGGACCAACGAGTACCAGCAGGCGGTGGAGGCCGAGATCGCCAACCTCCGCCACCTCGCCGACCTGCTCGCCGACCCGGCCCCGGTGGAGCGGGCCGGCCGGCTCCTCGCCGCCTCGCGCCCGCTGCCCGTCCTCGGACTGCGCGCGGCGGCCTCGCAGGCGTACGGGTTCTCGTACTTCGCGGCCAAGGTCCACCCGGACGTCCGGCTGCTCGACGAGGGCGGCACGATGCTCGCCGACCGGATCGACGCGGCGGTCCGGGCGGGCGCCACGGCACTGCTCTGCTTCGCGCTCCCCCGCCACCCGCGCGAGGTCGTCGACGCGCTCGCCCACGCGCAGTCGGCGGGCCTGACCGTGGTCACCGTCGCCGACTCGGCGTTCGCCCCGGTCGCCCGGCACAGCGACCTGCTGCTCCCGGCCGCGGTCGGCACCGGCCTCGCCTTCGACACGGCCTGCGCACCGATGCTGCTCGGCCGGGTCCTCCTGGAGGCGATGTGCGACGGCCTCCCCCAGGCCCAGGCCCGCCTGGAGGACTTCGACGTACGGGCACAGGAGCGCGGGTTGTTCGTGGAGTAG